From Salvelinus namaycush isolate Seneca chromosome 27, SaNama_1.0, whole genome shotgun sequence, the proteins below share one genomic window:
- the irx1b gene encoding iroquois-class homeodomain protein IRX-1b gives MSFSQLGYPQFLSGSQEVYGGDRAGSGRDGGTDGGVNQAATAAAVSSMLGMYGNPWAAQNYSAFLPYSGADLALISQMNSQYDLKDSPGVHPGGLAVHTGAGFYPYGQYGYGDPNRAKAATRETTSTLKAWLQEHQKNPYPTKGEKIMLAIITKMTLTQVSTWFANARRRLKKENKVTWGRSAEDRDGRIFSSDNEDEPEKQESEDEEDEEIDLESIDIDKVEENRGDQREGEGEGKLASDSSSLESQRKLSVEALRGMEGPISLIKAPVGACKNAVDLSPNGPGCQRPPQNKPKIWSLAETATSPDSSHKPSPAASAPHAATSPSHHPALLPGHGIYTCQIGKQLHNWANAAFLSANSLLGVRSLLGTANPAGHHMPLHGALKRQDARATQASGASEDESGDESSESFSPKRDDDVNIRRSGSPKSPFQLITDRSHHGTAQRALSTISTI, from the exons ATGTCTTTCTCGCAGCTGGGGTACCCCCagtttctaagtggctcccaggAGGTTTATGGGGGCGACCGGGCCGGCTCTGGCCGGGATGGAGGCACCGATGGAGGCGTGAATCAGGCAGCTACCGCCGCTGCTGTTAGCTCGATGCTGGGGATGTATGGTAACCCGTGGGCGGCTCAGAACTACAGCGCGTTTCTCCCCTACAGCGGTGCAGACCTCGCCCTCATATCGCAAATG AACTCCCAGTACGATCTGAAGGACAGTCCCGGAGTTCACCCGGGAGGTCTGGCTGTCCACACCGGCGCGGGGTTCTACCCGTATGGCCAGTATGGCTACGGCGACCCGAACCGAGCCAAGGCCGCCACCAGGGAGACCACCAGCACTCTGAAGGCCTGGCTGCAGGAGCACCAGAAGAACCCATATCCCACCAAGGGAGAGAAGATCATGCTGGCCATCATCACCAAGATGACACTTACACAG GTGTCCACGTGGTTCGCCAACGCGCGCAGGCGTCTGAAGAAGGAGAACAAGGTGACGTGGGGCCGCAGCGCGGAGGACCGGGATGGACGGATCTTCAGTAGTGACAATGAGGACGAGCCTGAGAAACAGGAGAGCGAGGATGAAGAGGACGAGGAGATCGATTTAGAGAGTATCGACATTGATAAGGTCGAGGAAAACCGTGGAGAtcagagggaaggggagggagaggggaagctGGCATCGGATTCGAGTAGCTTGGAGAGCCAGAGGAAGCTGTCTGTGGAAGCCCTCAGAGGCATGGAGGGTCCTATTTCTCTCATCAAGGCGCCTGTTGGTGCTTGTAAAAACGCAGTGGATCTTTCCCCAAATGGACCGGGGTGCCAGAGGCCCCCACAGAACAAACCCAAAATCTGGTCTCTGGCAGAGACAGCCACAAGCCCCGACAGTTCCCATAAACCTTCCCCGGCTGCCTCAGCTCCTCACGCGGCCACGTCTCCCTCCCACCACCCGGCCCTACTCCCGGGTCATGGAATATACACTTGCCAGATAGGGAAGCAGCTCCACAACTGGGCCAACGCAGCGTTCCTCAGTGCCAACTCTCTTCTGGGCGTCAGGTCGCTTCTCGGCACGGCAAACCCAGCTGGACACCACATGCCTCTCCATGGCGCACTGAAGCGTCAGGACGCAAGGGCGACGCAGGCTTCAGGGGCATCCGAGGACGAGAGTGGAGATGAGTCGTCGGAGAGCTTCAGTCCAAAGCGAGATG ATGACGTGAATATTCGCAGGTCTGGCTCGCCGAAGTCTCCCTTCCAGCTGATCACCGACAG ATCTCACCACGGAACCGCGCAGCGCGCTCTCTCGACCATTTCCACAATATGA